In a single window of the Olivibacter sp. SDN3 genome:
- a CDS encoding MFS transporter, whose translation MNLFRKHNYPWLVVALLWIVALLNYMDRQMLATMCPAMEGDIAELQQAANFGRLMAVFLWIYGLMSPVAGIIADRVNRKWLIVGSLFVWSGVTFGMGYARNFEQLYVLRAVMGVSEALYIPAALALIADYHQERTRSLAIGIHMTGLYMGQALGGFGATIASAYSWELTFRSFGFVGMAYAVVLMLLLKEKRQVASVQTLLTPKRVPVVKGLALLLSNVSFWVILLYFAVPSLPGWATKNWLPTLFAQNLDIPMAKAGPIATITIAASSFMGVILGGILSDRWVQRHIRGRIYTSAIGLGLTIPSLFLLSYGHSLSAVVTAAMGFGLGFGLFDANNMPILCQFVSSKYRATAYGLMNMVGVFSGAFITDLLGGSVDAGSLGSDFAMLAVIVAAVVLIQLYVLKPKVNDFKEEYNA comes from the coding sequence ATGAACCTGTTCCGTAAACATAATTATCCCTGGCTGGTAGTAGCACTGCTCTGGATAGTGGCTTTGCTTAACTACATGGACAGACAGATGTTGGCAACCATGTGCCCAGCTATGGAGGGTGATATCGCAGAGCTGCAGCAGGCCGCAAACTTTGGTCGCCTCATGGCGGTGTTTCTCTGGATTTATGGTCTTATGAGTCCGGTAGCTGGAATTATTGCTGATCGGGTTAACCGAAAATGGCTTATTGTGGGGAGCCTCTTTGTATGGTCTGGTGTAACCTTCGGCATGGGATATGCCCGGAATTTTGAGCAGCTGTACGTGCTTCGTGCAGTAATGGGGGTAAGCGAGGCGCTCTATATCCCCGCAGCCCTGGCTTTGATTGCCGACTACCACCAGGAGAGAACACGCTCTTTGGCCATTGGCATTCATATGACAGGCCTTTATATGGGACAGGCCTTAGGTGGTTTCGGAGCCACTATTGCCAGTGCTTATTCTTGGGAACTAACCTTTCGTTCTTTTGGCTTCGTTGGGATGGCTTATGCCGTAGTGCTGATGCTGCTGCTCAAGGAAAAGCGACAAGTAGCATCGGTGCAGACTTTACTTACACCTAAACGTGTGCCCGTGGTCAAAGGGTTGGCATTACTGTTGAGCAATGTTTCATTTTGGGTTATTCTCTTATATTTTGCCGTGCCAAGCCTACCCGGATGGGCAACAAAGAACTGGCTGCCTACGCTATTTGCCCAGAACCTGGATATACCGATGGCAAAGGCTGGCCCTATAGCAACTATAACCATAGCCGCATCGTCTTTTATGGGGGTGATTTTAGGCGGGATACTGTCTGATAGATGGGTGCAGCGACATATACGTGGGCGGATTTATACCAGCGCCATTGGTTTGGGGCTTACCATTCCTTCCTTGTTTCTGCTGAGCTATGGGCATAGCTTATCGGCAGTGGTGACGGCGGCTATGGGGTTTGGCTTAGGTTTTGGCTTATTCGATGCGAACAATATGCCGATCTTATGCCAGTTTGTATCGTCAAAATACCGGGCCACGGCCTATGGGTTGATGAATATGGTGGGGGTGTTTTCTGGCGCCTTTATTACGGATCTGCTCGGTGGATCGGTCGATGCAGGCAGCCTCGGCAGTGACTTTGCTATGCTCGCGGTGATTGTGGCGGCGGTAGTACTGATTCAACTGTACGTGTTAAAACCAAAAGTAAATGATTTTAAAGAGGAATATAACGCCTAA
- a CDS encoding kelch repeat-containing protein, whose product MRKPIGMAMLCILAMSLTVKGQALIEDLTWDDAFSLPNREGEQPHLGLAGPLVGMSNDALLIGGGANFPNKLPWEGGAKKYYRDLYVYLRKASDGESSLHTMELPFALAYAASCTTPEGVVIAGGENEGGLSKGAYALTWLASEQHLDVVELPDLPFAVTNAAMTCLDGTLYVAGGETDSGVSNKLWILDLNELEKGWIRHINLPYAVSHANLIAKGGGLFLIGGRKSNVDRPSDFYQSVWYLDTLGDTWQQRAPLPEPLSAAAALAYGKDCIWVFGGDNGTTFSRVEELLLLIKKTEDSENNRILNQQKAALQAAHPGFSCQIWCYRVATDTWEAKQPIPHEAPVTTTATVWGDDVILPSGEIRAGIRSPRIWVGKPIIKEKP is encoded by the coding sequence ATGCGGAAACCTATTGGAATGGCAATGTTGTGTATATTGGCGATGTCCCTGACAGTGAAAGGTCAGGCATTAATTGAAGATCTAACATGGGATGATGCTTTTTCGCTGCCTAACAGGGAGGGTGAACAGCCTCATTTAGGCCTTGCCGGACCGTTGGTTGGCATGTCTAACGATGCGTTATTAATTGGTGGTGGAGCCAATTTCCCAAACAAATTGCCTTGGGAAGGGGGAGCCAAAAAGTATTATCGGGATCTGTATGTGTACCTGCGAAAGGCCAGCGATGGAGAATCTTCGCTACACACAATGGAGCTTCCTTTCGCCTTAGCCTATGCCGCCAGTTGTACAACACCTGAGGGTGTGGTAATAGCGGGAGGTGAAAATGAAGGAGGTTTGAGCAAAGGGGCGTACGCGCTTACCTGGCTTGCTTCTGAACAGCATCTTGACGTGGTTGAGCTGCCTGACTTGCCTTTTGCGGTAACCAATGCTGCAATGACCTGCTTGGATGGGACGCTTTATGTGGCAGGAGGAGAAACCGACAGCGGTGTTTCTAACAAACTTTGGATATTAGACTTAAACGAGCTGGAAAAGGGATGGATAAGGCATATAAATCTGCCCTATGCGGTGTCGCACGCAAATTTGATCGCGAAAGGTGGTGGACTGTTTTTGATTGGGGGAAGAAAAAGTAACGTTGATAGGCCGAGTGACTTTTACCAATCGGTGTGGTATCTCGACACCTTGGGAGATACCTGGCAGCAACGGGCTCCACTGCCTGAACCTTTGTCGGCCGCGGCAGCCTTGGCTTACGGAAAAGACTGTATATGGGTGTTCGGAGGAGATAATGGTACAACTTTTAGCAGAGTGGAAGAGCTGTTGCTGTTGATCAAAAAGACGGAGGACTCGGAAAATAACCGTATACTTAACCAGCAGAAAGCAGCGTTGCAGGCAGCCCACCCTGGGTTTAGTTGCCAGATATGGTGCTATCGGGTGGCGACAGACACGTGGGAGGCTAAGCAACCCATTCCTCACGAGGCACCGGTAACAACCACGGCAACGGTGTGGGGAGATGACGTAATCCTTCCCAGTGGTGAAATTCGCGCGGGTATCCGCAGCCCACGGATTTGGGTGGGAAAACCAATTATAAAAGAAAAACCGTAA
- a CDS encoding AGE family epimerase/isomerase, which yields MYTKKELHDLRDFYHDQLLKDTIPFWFPRSYDREYGGFLLMRDADGSLIDDDKAVWIQGRTTWLLATLYNTVEKRPEWLEGAKLGYDFLIKHCFDADGQMFFHTTRDGRPLRKRRYFFSETFAVIAFAAYAKASGDEQVAEQARLLFSRCLAYASGELELPSKFTDTRPVRGIGVPMIMMNTAQQLRATIGDERCDDAIDNWIREIEQYFVKDDMKCVMEQVAPDGEIIDHIDGRTLNPGHAIEGAWFILHEAKVRNNDPDLTRLGCKMLDYMWARGWDEEHGGILYFRDVYHKPVQEYWQDMKFWWSQNETIIATLLAYMMTGEEKYAKWHQMIHNYAYKHFHDPVNGEWFGYLHRDGSIAQTAKGNLFKGPFHLPRQEWYGYLLLDEYLKKRLSE from the coding sequence ATGTACACAAAAAAAGAATTACACGATTTAAGAGATTTCTATCATGATCAACTGTTGAAGGATACCATTCCTTTTTGGTTTCCGAGGTCATATGATCGGGAGTATGGCGGTTTTCTATTGATGCGGGACGCCGATGGTAGCTTGATTGATGATGATAAGGCGGTTTGGATTCAAGGTCGCACAACATGGCTCTTGGCTACCTTGTATAACACGGTTGAAAAGCGGCCGGAATGGTTGGAGGGAGCCAAGCTGGGTTACGACTTTTTGATCAAACATTGTTTTGATGCAGACGGTCAAATGTTTTTTCACACAACCAGAGATGGAAGACCGCTACGTAAACGGAGGTATTTTTTTTCGGAAACATTTGCCGTAATAGCCTTTGCAGCCTATGCCAAAGCAAGCGGTGATGAACAGGTGGCCGAACAGGCAAGACTACTTTTTAGCAGGTGTTTGGCTTACGCTTCCGGTGAACTTGAGCTCCCGTCAAAATTTACCGATACCAGACCGGTTAGAGGGATTGGTGTACCTATGATTATGATGAATACCGCTCAGCAGTTGAGGGCGACAATTGGCGATGAGCGTTGCGACGACGCGATCGACAATTGGATAAGGGAGATTGAACAATATTTCGTAAAGGATGATATGAAATGTGTAATGGAACAGGTTGCGCCGGATGGGGAGATCATTGATCATATCGATGGCCGTACCTTGAATCCCGGGCATGCCATTGAGGGTGCGTGGTTTATCTTGCATGAAGCAAAAGTGCGTAACAACGACCCGGATTTAACGAGGCTTGGCTGTAAGATGCTGGATTATATGTGGGCTCGCGGTTGGGATGAGGAACATGGAGGCATACTGTACTTCAGAGATGTATACCATAAGCCGGTGCAGGAATATTGGCAGGATATGAAGTTCTGGTGGTCACAGAACGAAACGATTATTGCTACCCTGCTGGCCTATATGATGACGGGGGAGGAAAAATATGCGAAGTGGCATCAAATGATACATAACTATGCCTATAAACATTTCCACGATCCGGTAAATGGTGAATGGTTCGGATACCTGCACCGGGATGGCAGCATTGCGCAAACAGCCAAAGGTAACCTTTTTAAAGGACCTTTCCATTTGCCTCGGCAGGAGTGGTATGGTTACTTGCTTTTGGACGAATATTTAAAAAAACGACTATCGGAATAA
- a CDS encoding RagB/SusD family nutrient uptake outer membrane protein: protein MINLKNINRIFMAALLLLAMGSCQKQLEEVQPQTDLGRDLVLSDPNAARTLYYGIYSSFRSFHATFFQLGEMRSDIWADGLFTESEDGGLRNLYTHNININQVPFAEWANFYQLIDRVNTVIALFPQTTLPDEEKQQIMAEMYGLRAYIYYTMLKTWGGVPLTVEPVASVSDLRELYKARSAPELIMEQIKADIESSLTAYQGNNSLPAKRVFWNRLATLTLKGDVYLWSGTHFGGNAADYSLAREALEEVAAQEGSTLGLQEDYANVFDPTAKNNNKEIIFALNYELDQEQMMAYGNFLVNTTQAATLVFGTPENNQPVNVVYPLVGGASRAGLSLAMIEKLNVAGDSRFDNTFRIMYRNTPEFPVAATMLTKFIGRVNAGAQLYDNDFPIYRYAEVLLLLAEAKVQLGIDPSTEINAIRERAYGADFPVYRQGGAQQDMEAVLDEGLREFIAEGKRWWALRRAGDEWVFRYVNPVYLRPNEQYKFLLPITQGMLNADPELAQTPGYE from the coding sequence ATGATTAACTTAAAAAATATCAACAGAATTTTTATGGCGGCGCTATTGTTGTTGGCGATGGGGAGCTGTCAGAAACAACTGGAAGAGGTGCAGCCACAGACAGATCTGGGAAGAGATTTGGTATTGTCTGACCCGAATGCGGCACGTACCTTATACTATGGTATCTATTCCTCGTTCAGAAGTTTTCATGCTACGTTTTTTCAGTTGGGTGAAATGCGCTCGGATATATGGGCGGATGGCTTGTTTACCGAATCGGAAGATGGTGGCTTACGCAACTTGTATACCCATAATATCAATATCAATCAGGTGCCTTTTGCCGAGTGGGCAAACTTTTACCAGCTGATTGACCGCGTGAATACGGTAATTGCTTTATTTCCACAAACGACTTTACCGGATGAGGAAAAACAGCAGATCATGGCGGAAATGTATGGTTTAAGGGCTTATATCTATTACACCATGTTGAAAACCTGGGGTGGAGTACCGTTAACAGTAGAGCCGGTAGCGTCGGTAAGTGATTTGCGGGAGCTATACAAAGCACGGTCGGCACCGGAGCTGATTATGGAACAGATAAAAGCTGATATTGAAAGTTCGTTAACGGCCTATCAGGGAAATAATAGCTTGCCTGCGAAAAGGGTTTTCTGGAACCGATTGGCAACGCTGACCTTAAAAGGCGACGTTTATCTGTGGTCTGGAACGCATTTTGGCGGAAATGCGGCCGACTATAGCCTGGCTAGAGAGGCCCTTGAGGAGGTTGCCGCGCAGGAAGGGAGTACGTTAGGTCTTCAAGAAGATTATGCAAATGTCTTTGACCCTACGGCAAAGAACAATAATAAGGAGATTATTTTTGCCTTGAATTATGAGCTCGACCAGGAGCAGATGATGGCTTATGGTAATTTTTTGGTGAATACTACGCAGGCTGCAACGCTGGTGTTCGGTACACCAGAGAATAACCAGCCTGTAAATGTGGTATACCCCTTGGTGGGCGGCGCTAGTCGTGCCGGCCTGTCTTTAGCAATGATTGAGAAGTTAAATGTTGCCGGCGATAGCCGCTTCGATAACACTTTCCGTATCATGTACCGTAATACACCTGAATTTCCGGTAGCGGCTACCATGCTTACTAAATTTATCGGACGGGTTAATGCTGGGGCACAACTCTACGATAATGATTTTCCGATTTATCGCTATGCCGAAGTATTGTTATTGCTAGCCGAAGCTAAGGTGCAATTGGGAATAGACCCGAGCACGGAGATCAATGCGATTAGGGAACGGGCTTATGGCGCTGATTTTCCGGTATACCGGCAGGGTGGTGCACAGCAGGACATGGAGGCCGTATTAGACGAAGGCCTGCGTGAGTTTATCGCGGAGGGAAAACGCTGGTGGGCACTGCGTAGAGCAGGTGATGAATGGGTTTTCCGATATGTGAACCCCGTATATCTGCGGCCAAACGAGCAGTATAAATTCTTATTGCCGATAACACAGGGCATGTTGAATGCCGATCCGGAACTGGCGCAGACGCCGGGTTATGAATAG
- a CDS encoding dihydrodipicolinate synthase family protein, producing MHTHLEGLIAAPFTPMGDEEELRLELIPAYYRLLKHNRITGAFICGSTGEGVSMTAEEKVAVMEAWARITANDPDFKVMVLLGGTSLADCKALAREAQRLDLYGVSFTAPFYFKPATVETLAECCAEVAAEVPQLPFYYYHIPVLTGVGFNMVDLLKAVDGRIPNFTGIKYTHEDFMDFLSCLRYAQGKYDMLWGRDENMLSALVLGAKGAVGSTFNYAAPLYLRLMDAFNQGNLAEAQALQQQAIDMIRLLGKFGGIATGKAYMKLIGLDCGNFRLPVGNMDKNDFEVFTQEVEALGFAGFKSLHPTLETS from the coding sequence ATGCATACTCATTTAGAAGGCTTAATAGCTGCCCCTTTCACCCCAATGGGTGATGAGGAAGAATTACGACTGGAACTTATTCCAGCATATTACCGCTTATTGAAACATAACCGTATTACGGGGGCGTTTATCTGTGGATCTACCGGAGAAGGTGTGTCGATGACTGCTGAAGAAAAGGTGGCTGTCATGGAGGCATGGGCAAGGATAACTGCAAACGATCCAGATTTTAAGGTGATGGTCTTACTGGGAGGAACTAGTCTGGCTGATTGTAAAGCCTTGGCCCGGGAGGCACAGCGCTTGGATTTGTACGGTGTGTCGTTTACTGCACCCTTTTATTTTAAGCCGGCAACGGTGGAGACTTTGGCCGAATGCTGCGCAGAGGTAGCGGCCGAAGTGCCGCAACTACCTTTCTATTACTATCATATCCCGGTGCTTACCGGGGTGGGGTTTAATATGGTTGACTTGCTAAAGGCAGTTGACGGGCGCATACCCAACTTTACCGGTATTAAATACACCCATGAGGATTTTATGGACTTCCTTTCTTGCCTGCGATACGCACAGGGTAAATATGATATGCTCTGGGGAAGGGATGAAAATATGTTGTCGGCCTTGGTGCTGGGGGCGAAAGGTGCCGTGGGAAGTACGTTCAATTATGCAGCTCCCCTGTACCTGCGTTTAATGGATGCCTTCAACCAGGGAAATCTTGCTGAGGCGCAGGCTTTACAGCAACAAGCCATTGATATGATCCGTTTGCTGGGTAAATTTGGCGGGATAGCCACGGGTAAGGCGTACATGAAATTGATAGGACTTGATTGCGGTAATTTTCGTCTGCCGGTAGGCAATATGGATAAGAATGATTTTGAAGTCTTTACGCAAGAGGTGGAGGCTTTGGGCTTTGCCGGTTTTAAATCGCTTCACCCTACACTGGAGACTTCTTAA
- a CDS encoding FadR/GntR family transcriptional regulator — translation MDKASFKEKLSTVDTSSLVDKVEMKLIDLFMNKGLKVGDALPKEVELAEILGVSRTVIREAMLRLRMVGLIESKKHRGAVLTNPDLLSPLKKSLHPNILAEKTLRDIFEMRLVLELGMADLLFARVTAADIEALEEIVETEPVKADSTIFNITDEIAFHGKLYEISGNQTLKDFQHMLLPVFQYVHTSGMLTEPVHSKSFISHRGLVDILKVGTPEVFRNAMRKHLDNHFSRLF, via the coding sequence ATGGACAAAGCATCATTTAAAGAAAAACTCAGCACGGTTGATACTTCCAGTTTGGTAGATAAGGTGGAAATGAAGCTGATTGACCTTTTTATGAATAAGGGCTTAAAAGTAGGCGATGCGCTACCCAAAGAGGTAGAGCTTGCAGAGATTTTAGGCGTTAGCCGTACAGTGATTCGCGAGGCCATGTTACGTTTACGAATGGTTGGTTTAATAGAATCCAAAAAGCACCGGGGTGCGGTATTGACCAATCCGGATTTATTATCCCCTTTAAAAAAGTCGTTACATCCCAATATTTTAGCCGAAAAGACTTTGCGCGATATTTTCGAAATGCGCCTGGTATTGGAATTGGGCATGGCCGATCTGTTATTTGCACGGGTTACTGCAGCAGATATTGAAGCGTTGGAAGAAATTGTGGAGACAGAGCCCGTCAAAGCCGACTCAACGATTTTCAATATCACAGATGAAATAGCTTTTCACGGAAAGCTTTATGAAATCTCCGGTAACCAAACATTGAAAGATTTTCAGCATATGCTCTTACCCGTTTTTCAATATGTGCATACGAGTGGTATGCTCACTGAGCCGGTTCACTCCAAATCGTTTATTTCGCATAGGGGGCTAGTGGATATATTGAAAGTAGGCACCCCGGAAGTTTTCAGAAATGCCATGCGGAAACATTTAGACAATCACTTTTCCCGCTTATTTTAA
- a CDS encoding SusC/RagA family TonB-linked outer membrane protein has product MNVNLMTKHAFLLLMLFFMHLQTFAQGEVTGKVVDVQTNDVLPGVTVLLKGKGQTTQTNAEGVFTIQADEADILVVTYTGYTPQEVPVVFGEPLTIGLEVNVQVMDEVVVVGYGTQTRSNLSGAVSSVNSQVLQSAPRTNAATALQGTVAGLRVQQTTGQPGATPSISFRGGTNFDGSGSPLIIVDGVIVPSLYGINPDDIESMDLLKDAASTAIYGARAANGVVLVTTKKGKMGRTQISYNLKMAKNTVRRNNVPFLSAEDYIIWNRRGLGSRYEAAAADGNEAEMNATRNQLTGAWGWAASPGWTQPDGLYSTQLLSQGNRSLLQDPAWNLLIDRNPFDAQQLDSILYRSTSQRELEDLILQNSSLQQHYLNFSGATEKSNFALGLGAVKDIGLVRGSSLKRMNVNFNGGLQVTKDFKINLNLAGYNDRSRPSYLTADGGGGLTGGLIQRFGGVAPTVRLTHDVTGEILPGVDGGTLGNPSYFQDKFNIHDNEQRYSGALNLEYQILPQLKALASASGFIRYNTRETFNKAYQNGTAGAFIDTRNASFSNVRSDQWQYNAFLQYDNTWDKHTLSLLGGGEFYEYQNRFYQAEARGGATDFIPYLSASTEAVGVPASGFDQWQRLSSIIGRANYNYDNRFLFNMNLRYDGSSRLADNRFGFFPGLSAGWNIHNESFYRDMALSNVLSTLKPRISWGQNGSLPGRDVIGDYPAAGVYSFDAIYNGSAGFVPTTIVNSDLRWERVSSLNFGLDLGFFNNRLSVITDYFIRDVYDKITDLQIPSWTGYSVYRTNLGQLQNKGVELEVKAALLQPTTVGGLSWEVGFNFYHVKNYAVRLPDNGLDRNRQGAIEVFDPVSGQRVFVGGLQEGLRIGNDEIWAPIYDGIYTSQEMLDQDAQLINTYLPHINKNTKLLGDARWRDVNGDGTIDFLDRVFVGRTRPTVQGGFSTSFAYKGLSLFVQTDYALGFMLLNQQVLRGLSQVQGSQNGPVDIKDTWHPENPEGTLPRYYWANYGRNYFQDAGGSTTTFANFYEKGDYLALREVTLSYDLPVELLANVTRNRVNGLRLYVSGTNLAYLTGYSGNFPEVGGNDVGRFPLPRTYTFGLNLTL; this is encoded by the coding sequence ATGAATGTGAACCTAATGACAAAACACGCATTTTTGCTATTGATGCTGTTTTTTATGCATCTACAGACCTTCGCGCAAGGTGAAGTGACGGGGAAGGTGGTAGATGTACAAACAAATGATGTACTTCCCGGAGTAACGGTGCTCCTCAAGGGAAAAGGGCAAACTACACAAACCAATGCCGAAGGTGTATTTACCATACAGGCCGACGAAGCTGACATATTAGTAGTAACCTATACTGGGTATACGCCTCAGGAGGTGCCGGTGGTATTTGGCGAACCATTAACTATTGGTTTAGAGGTGAATGTACAGGTGATGGATGAAGTGGTGGTGGTGGGCTATGGTACGCAAACAAGAAGTAATTTATCTGGTGCGGTTTCTTCGGTGAATAGCCAGGTACTGCAATCTGCTCCACGTACCAATGCGGCTACGGCACTCCAAGGTACAGTGGCGGGGTTAAGGGTGCAGCAAACAACAGGGCAACCGGGTGCTACTCCAAGCATCTCGTTCCGTGGAGGTACCAACTTTGATGGCAGTGGTTCACCTTTAATTATAGTAGACGGCGTGATCGTTCCATCGCTCTATGGAATAAATCCTGATGATATCGAGTCGATGGACTTACTGAAAGATGCGGCTTCTACGGCTATTTACGGTGCGCGCGCGGCCAACGGGGTGGTATTGGTTACAACAAAAAAGGGAAAGATGGGACGTACGCAGATTAGCTATAACCTGAAAATGGCTAAAAATACGGTGCGCAGAAATAATGTTCCTTTCTTATCTGCAGAGGATTATATCATTTGGAACCGAAGGGGTTTGGGTAGCCGTTATGAGGCGGCCGCGGCTGATGGCAATGAAGCGGAAATGAATGCTACAAGAAATCAACTGACAGGGGCCTGGGGCTGGGCTGCGAGTCCGGGTTGGACACAGCCGGATGGTTTATATTCTACGCAGCTGCTTTCTCAGGGTAACCGAAGCCTACTGCAAGATCCGGCATGGAACTTATTGATCGACCGAAATCCCTTTGATGCCCAGCAATTAGACAGTATCCTGTACCGATCGACGTCTCAACGCGAGCTGGAAGACTTAATTTTACAGAATAGCAGCCTCCAACAGCATTACCTGAACTTTTCGGGCGCTACAGAAAAGAGCAATTTTGCCTTGGGCCTCGGTGCGGTGAAGGATATTGGCTTGGTGCGTGGCTCGTCGCTCAAACGGATGAATGTGAACTTTAACGGAGGCTTACAGGTAACGAAAGATTTTAAAATTAACCTGAACCTTGCGGGGTATAACGACCGATCTAGACCGTCTTACCTGACGGCAGATGGAGGTGGCGGCTTAACGGGCGGCCTTATCCAACGTTTTGGTGGTGTGGCACCTACCGTTAGACTTACCCACGATGTTACGGGAGAAATATTACCTGGTGTGGATGGCGGTACTTTAGGTAACCCAAGCTACTTTCAGGACAAGTTTAATATTCACGATAATGAACAAAGGTACTCGGGAGCACTTAACTTGGAATACCAGATCTTACCACAGTTGAAGGCCTTGGCATCGGCATCGGGCTTTATCCGCTATAATACAAGGGAAACATTTAACAAGGCTTATCAGAACGGAACAGCGGGCGCTTTCATCGATACACGTAATGCTTCTTTTAGTAATGTGCGTTCAGACCAATGGCAGTACAATGCTTTTTTGCAGTACGATAATACCTGGGATAAGCATACACTTTCCCTCTTGGGTGGAGGTGAGTTTTATGAATACCAGAATCGGTTTTATCAAGCCGAGGCAAGAGGTGGGGCGACAGACTTCATACCTTACCTATCGGCTTCTACCGAGGCAGTAGGGGTGCCTGCCTCTGGTTTCGACCAATGGCAACGACTGTCTTCCATCATTGGTCGGGCCAATTACAATTATGATAATCGTTTTCTCTTTAATATGAACCTACGCTACGATGGTAGCAGCCGGCTAGCGGATAACCGCTTTGGGTTTTTTCCGGGTTTATCTGCTGGATGGAATATACACAATGAAAGTTTCTACCGTGATATGGCCCTGTCTAACGTGCTGAGTACATTAAAACCAAGGATCAGTTGGGGGCAGAACGGTAGTTTGCCGGGAAGGGATGTGATTGGAGATTATCCCGCCGCTGGTGTGTATAGTTTTGATGCTATTTACAACGGAAGTGCGGGCTTTGTGCCAACCACGATCGTAAACAGCGATTTACGCTGGGAACGGGTATCATCGCTGAATTTTGGATTGGATCTGGGATTCTTCAACAATCGATTGAGCGTGATTACCGATTATTTCATCCGGGACGTGTATGATAAGATCACCGACTTACAGATTCCGTCATGGACGGGTTATAGCGTATACCGTACGAATCTCGGACAGCTACAAAACAAAGGTGTTGAGCTGGAAGTAAAGGCGGCACTGCTACAGCCCACAACGGTTGGCGGTTTGAGCTGGGAGGTAGGGTTCAATTTCTACCATGTGAAAAACTATGCGGTGCGTTTGCCAGACAATGGCTTGGATCGTAACCGACAAGGGGCAATAGAAGTGTTTGATCCGGTAAGTGGACAGCGCGTGTTTGTAGGCGGTCTGCAGGAAGGTTTGCGCATTGGAAATGATGAAATCTGGGCGCCGATCTATGATGGTATTTATACCTCACAGGAAATGTTGGATCAGGATGCGCAACTCATTAATACTTATCTGCCACATATCAATAAAAACACCAAACTGTTGGGAGATGCGCGTTGGCGTGACGTTAACGGAGATGGTACCATCGATTTTCTGGATAGGGTGTTTGTGGGAAGAACACGGCCTACTGTGCAGGGTGGTTTCTCTACTTCATTTGCCTATAAAGGTTTGTCGTTATTTGTACAAACCGATTATGCGCTGGGTTTTATGCTGTTGAACCAACAGGTGTTAAGGGGCTTATCGCAGGTACAGGGTTCGCAGAACGGACCGGTAGATATCAAAGATACCTGGCACCCGGAAAATCCCGAGGGCACCTTGCCTCGTTACTATTGGGCGAATTATGGCCGTAATTATTTTCAGGATGCCGGAGGAAGTACGACTACTTTTGCTAACTTTTATGAAAAAGGCGATTACCTCGCCCTAAGGGAGGTAACCCTGAGCTACGACCTGCCGGTTGAACTCTTGGCCAATGTTACCCGAAATAGAGTCAACGGTTTACGCCTTTATGTTTCGGGAACCAATCTGGCTTATCTTACGGGCTATAGCGGCAATTTCCCAGAAGTGGGTGGAAATGATGTAGGTCGTTTCCCTTTGCCTAGAACATATACTTTTGGTCTAAACTTAACCCTCTAA